In the genome of Microbacterium paraoxydans, the window AGAGCCCGCCGGTCCCGCGAGGTGGTGGACGGTCTCGTGCCCGAGATCGAGGAGGTGGCGGGTGGCGGCTTGCGCTCCCGCGGCATGATCGCTGTGCACCACGGCCGCTCCGGCGCCGGCGGGGGCATCCACGACGACGAGGTGCAGCTCCGGCGGCAGGGTCGCGGCGGGGACGAGCGCGGACGCCTCGTTCAGCACGACAGCCCCGTCCACGCCCTGATCGGCGAGCCGGGCGAACGCGGCCTCCACGCCGTCCGCGGCCGTGACGACCGTGAGCGCGTAGCCACGCTCCGCCGCCGCCTCGGCCGTGGACTGCAACATGCGCGAGTTGCCGACCGTGGCGAGGGTGGTCACGACGAGGCCGATGGTGTGGCTGCGGCCGGTGCGCAGGGCCCGCGCGGCCCGGTGCGGCCGGTATCCCAGTTCTGACATCGCGGCCTCGACCCGCGCCCGGGTGTCCGGGTCGACGCGCGGGCTGCCGTTGACGACGCGGGACACGGTCTGCCCGGAGACGCCAGCGCGCGCTGCCACGGTCGCCATGGAGACGCGAGCGGCGGTCGCCATCGGGCGCTTCTCGACCACGGATCCTCCGTTCACAACTCAGTGATGTTGACGTTAGCATGGCGCCCCACCTAGCATGTTGACGTGAACACGCCCGAATCTCCTGAGATCCGCACCGAGCTTCTCGGCGTCGGCGTCGTCAAACGCGCGACGACCCTCGCCGACGGCCGTGACCTCATCTACTACGACGATCCGGACACCACTCTGGGTGCCGAGCGATCGGTCGACGCCCGCACCCTGGCACCTCGACCGGACACCGCGACCATGCGGCTCGACGTGCTCACGGGCGACTGGATCACCGTCGCCGCCAACCGCCAGAACCGCGTCATGATGCCGGGAGCCGACGCCGACCCGCTCGCGCCGCAGACGCCGGGGAATCCTTCCGAGGTGCCGTCCCGGTACGACGTGGCCGTGTTCGAGAACCGCTCCCCCGCGTTCGGCCCCGCCCTTGCCGAGCCGGTCGGCACCGCCCCCGGGGCGACGAACCCCCCGCGCGGCCTCGACGACCTCGCGGCCCTCGGACTCGGGCGCACCCGTACCGCCGTCGGCCGCTGCGAAGTCGTGTGCTTCAGCCCCGAGCACTCCGGCTCCTTCGGGACGCAGACCGAGACCCGCGCCCGCACCGTGATCGAGGCCTGGGCCGACCGCACCGCCGCCCTGTCCGCCCTCCCCGGCATCCAGCAGGTCTTCCCGTTCGAGAACCGGGGCGAGGCGATCGGCGTCACGCTCCCCCACCCGCACGGCCAGATCTACGCGTACCCCTACGTGACCCCACGCACCGCCCGGGTGCTGGACGCGGTCGACCGCACCGCGCCCGACCTCTTCGCCCGCATCCTCGCCGAGGAGCAGGCGTCCGAGCGGGTGGTGTTCCGCGGCGAGCACTGGACGGCGTTCGTGCCCTTCGCGGCGCGGTGGCCGCTCGAGGTGCACCTCATGCCGCATCGGCACGTGCCGGACCTCGCCGAGACCACGGCGGAGGAGCGCGACGAACTCGCCCCGCTCTACCTCCGCCTCCTCCGCGGTGTCGACGCGCTCTACGACAGCCCGACGCCGTACATCGCGGCCTGGCACCAGGCTCCGGTCCACGTCGGCCGCGACACCGTGCGCCTGCATCTGCAGCTCACGAGCCCGCGCCGCGCCGCCGACAAGCTCAAGTTCCTCGCGGGTTCCGAGGCCGCGATGTGGGCGTGGGCCGCCGAGGTCGCGCCCGAGCAGGGCGCCGCCCGACTTCGCGAAGCGATCGCCCGCACCGATCAGGAAGCCTCCGCATGACCTCCGCACACGACGCCGCCGCCGAGCTCTTCGCCACCCTCGCCGGGCGCACCCCGGACGGCGTCTGGTCGGCACCGGGACGCGTGAACCTCATCGGCGAGCACACCGACTACAACGACGGCTTCGTGCTCCCGTTCGCCATCCCGCAGCGGACGGTCGCCGCGGTCGGTCGTCGCGCCGACGGTCGGCTCCGCGTCGCCTCGACCTTCGCGGACGAGCCAGTGGAAGTGGACCTCGACGAGCTGGACCGCCTCTTCCCCACCCCGCCCGGGACGGAGCCCGCGGTGCCGGAGTGGGCCGCCTACCCGCTGGGCGTCGCCTGGGC includes:
- a CDS encoding LacI family DNA-binding transcriptional regulator; amino-acid sequence: MATAARVSMATVAARAGVSGQTVSRVVNGSPRVDPDTRARVEAAMSELGYRPHRAARALRTGRSHTIGLVVTTLATVGNSRMLQSTAEAAAERGYALTVVTAADGVEAAFARLADQGVDGAVVLNEASALVPAATLPPELHLVVVDAPAGAGAAVVHSDHAAGAQAATRHLLDLGHETVHHLAGPAGSFAAAERERGWREALADAGVLPPQVVRGDWSAESGFAAAAALAGATAVFCANDQMALGLLRAVAESGRAVPGDVSVVGFDDIPEAANFLPPLTTVRQDFPALAQRAVTALIAAVEGDGTATDPAVPVVVPTRLVERASTARR
- the galT gene encoding galactose-1-phosphate uridylyltransferase, with amino-acid sequence MNTPESPEIRTELLGVGVVKRATTLADGRDLIYYDDPDTTLGAERSVDARTLAPRPDTATMRLDVLTGDWITVAANRQNRVMMPGADADPLAPQTPGNPSEVPSRYDVAVFENRSPAFGPALAEPVGTAPGATNPPRGLDDLAALGLGRTRTAVGRCEVVCFSPEHSGSFGTQTETRARTVIEAWADRTAALSALPGIQQVFPFENRGEAIGVTLPHPHGQIYAYPYVTPRTARVLDAVDRTAPDLFARILAEEQASERVVFRGEHWTAFVPFAARWPLEVHLMPHRHVPDLAETTAEERDELAPLYLRLLRGVDALYDSPTPYIAAWHQAPVHVGRDTVRLHLQLTSPRRAADKLKFLAGSEAAMWAWAAEVAPEQGAARLREAIARTDQEASA